TCGAAGAGCCGGCTGTTATATCCCATCAACCAGATCACCAGTTTGCCTCGCGGCTTGACGCGGGTATCCACGACCGCGTGTTCCAGATCCTGGACTTTCCCTTTCGCTTCAAAAACAAAGTCAATCTCTGGATGCTCTTTTGTTCTCGGATCAATTTCACTGGCACGGGCCGTCAACTTGTATTCCTGTGGCTTGGGATCCGAATAACGGAGCGGCCGTTTTCCTTCAGCCTGAAGCGGGCTGACAAAAACCAGAGTCAATAACACGAGGAAACAGAGCGATTTCAAATGCATGATCTTTCACCAGAATTAAAAGCAGAGAACAGGAAGATAACACGTTTCAAGAATTCTATTATATAGACGCAGGCCACATGAATCCTTACTCCCATCCCTTCATCTGGTGAGAACTTGAAAAAAGAACACAGTCCCGCATATGAAATGGGACAACGCGCAAAAAAACGCGACACACTTTTATAGGAGTGTATCGCGTTTGAAATTTCTTGATGTTGATCTTGAGGCTCTAGAACAAACCGCCGAAGGTATCCAGAAACATGGAGCTGACGCTGGAGGGATCGTCATAATGCCACATGGTACGGATCAGGTCGTACATCATGATCGAGCAAATCACCATCAGCAAAGTGGAAATCCCCAGTGCAGCAAAGGTGCCAGCGCCCCACTCTGGTTCCGGTGCTGTCATCGCTGCCGCACCACGACCACCAAAGGCCGCTGGTGCAACAAATTCGGCATGGCTTTCGCCACTCTGGAACGAGTCATCGAAGTCATCGTCGTCTGCATCGTAAATATCGTCGAAGTCATCGTCGTCTTCATCAAAGACATCCGAGATGGCATCGTCGCTGGCGAAATCATCGTCATCCTCGAACATGGCAGACTCGCTGTCTTCGTCGTCGGAATCCAGAATGACTGAACCCGATGAGCCTTCCATATCATCGTCGTCGCCCAGCATTAATACGCTCGTATCGGCGCTCGAATCGGACAGGTCAAAACTGCTGTCTTCATCATCGTCTAAAGACGGAATTTCCAGAGTCGCATCTTTATCTGTAGACATCATGGGAGCGGTCTTATCGACGTCTTCTACATCAAACGGCTCCAGAGAAATTCCACTGTCGGCGGTGATGGAAATATCACTGCCCGTGTCGTCCTCCAGAGAAATCCCGCTTTCGTCATCATCCACCAGAGAGATGCCACTTTCGTCAGCTCCTTCCAGTGAAATACCACTGTCCAACGGGCCGGCGAGTGAGATTCCACTGTCCGATGCCAGAGAGATGCCGCTGTCTTCTGCCAGAATGGAAGAGTCGTTTGCTTCATCAGAAACCAGAGCGACATCGCTGTCACTACCGAGATCAAAGTCTTCATCAGCGATTAAAGCCACATCACTTTCGCTGCCTGCGATATTGGAATCATCGGCTACCAGTTTCACATCACTGTCACTGCCGGAATCCAGATCAAGCATATCAAATTCAGGTTCTGAATCAGCATCGACCAGTTTCACATCGCTGTCACTGCCCATGTCAATGCTGGAATCGTCTGTTAGACGCACATCGCTGTCGGAATCTTCTCCGACGGCTACCAACTCTGGTTCGCTGTCCAGAGTCAGGTCATCACCATCATCAACGACCAGACGCACGTCACTGTCGGAACTACTCAGTTCCACGGGTTCATCATCGTCATCATGGACACTACCCCGAATCACAGTGGCCTGCTCGCCGACTTCATCTTCATCAATGACACTTCCATTTCCTTCATCCAGTTCATCCCCTTCGAGGATC
This window of the Gimesia fumaroli genome carries:
- a CDS encoding helix-turn-helix domain-containing protein; amino-acid sequence: MAKKYLNLEEAAAELGMEKDELNRLREAGDIRGFADRGAWKFRMEDIEELGRSRQADSDPAIPLFSEDDDDDDLFGSAILEGDELDEGNGSVIDEDEVGEQATVIRGSVHDDDDEPVELSSSDSDVRLVVDDGDDLTLDSEPELVAVGEDSDSDVRLTDDSSIDMGSDSDVKLVDADSEPEFDMLDLDSGSDSDVKLVADDSNIAGSESDVALIADEDFDLGSDSDVALVSDEANDSSILAEDSGISLASDSGISLAGPLDSGISLEGADESGISLVDDDESGISLEDDTGSDISITADSGISLEPFDVEDVDKTAPMMSTDKDATLEIPSLDDDEDSSFDLSDSSADTSVLMLGDDDDMEGSSGSVILDSDDEDSESAMFEDDDDFASDDAISDVFDEDDDDFDDIYDADDDDFDDSFQSGESHAEFVAPAAFGGRGAAAMTAPEPEWGAGTFAALGISTLLMVICSIMMYDLIRTMWHYDDPSSVSSMFLDTFGGLF